A genomic stretch from Lathyrus oleraceus cultivar Zhongwan6 chromosome 2, CAAS_Psat_ZW6_1.0, whole genome shotgun sequence includes:
- the LOC127120489 gene encoding telomere repeat-binding factor 2 → MGAPKQKWTAEEEAALKAGVVKYGAGKWRTILTDPDFSTILRMRSNVDLKDKWRNINVTAIWGSRQKAKLALKKNLPPPKSENNHVTSNAIVPYNQEVAAAKPLTVSGGTSTSKEQIPRLDNLILEAIVKLKEPKGSDISTIAAFIEDQYRSPPNLVKLLSSKLKHMVASGKLMKVNQKYRIATNSSKISEKKRCSSLMLLEGRPKDSPKAEKADANILSKSQIDVELLKMKGVTAQEVAAAAAKAVAEAEAAIAEAETAAREAEAAEAEAEAARVFAKAALKALKCRRLNI, encoded by the exons ATGGGTGCTCCTAAGCAAAAATGGACTGCAGAAGAAGAGGCAGCTCTGAAAGCCGGAGTAGTCAAATACGGGGCTGGAAAATGGCGAACCATTCTTACCGACCCGGATTTCAGCACCATTTTGCGAATGCGTTCAAATGTAGATCTCAAG GATAAATGGAGGAACATAAATGTGACAGCAATATGGGGGTCCAGGCAGAAAGCAAAACTTGCACTTAAAAAGAACCTACCTCCTCCTAAATCTGAAAATAACCACGTAACCTCGAATGCCATAGTTCCGTATAATCAAGAAGTTGCTGCTGCTAAGCCTCTAACAGTTTCTGGTGGAACATCTACTTCCAAAGAACAAATACCAAG ATTGGACAACCTTATATTAGAGGCTATTGTCAAGTTGAAGGAGCCAAAGGGTTCTGACATTTCCACCATTGCTGCTTTTATAGAG GATCAATACCGGTCTCCACCAAACCTCGTAAAGTTACTTTCATCTAAACTGAAGCATATGGTGGCAAGTGGTAAATTAATGAAG GTAAATCAGAAATACAGGATTGCAACAAATTCTTCAAAAATATCTGAGAAAAAAAGATGCTCTTCGTTGATGCTCCTCGAAGGGAGGCCAAAAGATTCTCCAAAAGCAGAGAAGGCTGATGCCAACATCCTTTCAAAATCCCAAATTGATGTCGAGCTTTTAAAAATGAAAGGTGTGACAGCTCAAGAGGTGGCAGCAGCAGCTGCAAAAGCAGTTGCAGAGGCAGAAGCTGCCATTGCTGAGGCTGAGACAGCAGCACGAGAGGCAGAGGCTGCAGAAGCCGAAGCAGAGGCTGCTCGAGTGTTTGCAAAAGCAGCACTGAAGGCACTAAAATGCAGAAGACTTAATATTTG A